From Luteitalea sp., the proteins below share one genomic window:
- a CDS encoding MarR family transcriptional regulator: MGRASKPWWNSDLGACACSQLRRAARMASAMYDRFLADANLTVTQYAILVHIGRAARISRTDLAARLGMQRTTLTRNLRPLERQRLIKGVAGEDRRERLIQLTAAGLRRLDAAYPLWEQAQRHFTSEVGDPGIADLRVALTTVVGALRAADHE, translated from the coding sequence GTGGGGCGAGCTTCCAAACCGTGGTGGAATTCTGACCTTGGCGCCTGCGCGTGCTCGCAGCTTCGTCGCGCCGCGCGGATGGCGTCGGCAATGTACGATCGGTTCTTGGCGGATGCGAACCTCACGGTAACGCAGTACGCCATCCTGGTTCACATCGGCCGCGCGGCGCGAATCTCCCGCACTGATCTCGCGGCGCGCTTGGGCATGCAGCGAACGACGCTGACGCGCAACCTCCGGCCCCTCGAGCGGCAGCGGCTCATCAAGGGCGTCGCGGGCGAAGACCGTCGTGAGCGCTTGATACAGCTGACGGCCGCGGGCCTCAGGCGGCTGGATGCGGCGTATCCCCTCTGGGAGCAAGCGCAGCGTCACTTCACCTCAGAGGTCGGCGATCCCGGCATTGCTGACCTGCGCGTCGCACTGACCACGGTTGTAGGCGCGCTCCGCGCTGCCGATCACGAATGA
- a CDS encoding exo-alpha-sialidase, which translates to MQVVLIVGTAKGAFIARSDAARRTWDIEGPIFKGWKVTSTARTPSGRYLFATASDVYGTGIHTGTDLENWRQITAAPAYPEGGDRKLNQIWTFHCGSSRHYAGVDTAGLFTSDDDGETWQPVSGLNDHPSRRGWFPGAGGLCAHVVLLHPKQPERIWCGMSAVGVWRSDDGGSTWAPKNEGVRCLAEDKEFPGIGYCVHGLVRDPDDPNTLFRQDHTGMFRTRDGGDHWERIENGLPSWFGFPIAMDDRTKTIFSFPMESDEYRLPVDGKFRVYRSRNDGDSWEELARGLPDQSYASVLRGAMAVDGLSPTGVYVGSTAGNVYTSADEGESWQPLPCTLPRILSVKAYVQES; encoded by the coding sequence ATGCAGGTGGTGTTGATTGTCGGGACGGCAAAGGGGGCGTTCATCGCGCGCTCCGACGCCGCTCGGCGCACATGGGATATCGAGGGGCCGATCTTCAAGGGCTGGAAGGTCACCTCGACGGCGCGGACTCCTAGCGGACGATATCTGTTCGCGACGGCCAGCGACGTCTATGGCACCGGAATTCACACGGGAACAGATCTCGAGAACTGGCGGCAGATCACCGCGGCGCCAGCCTACCCGGAGGGCGGCGACCGAAAGCTGAACCAGATCTGGACGTTCCACTGTGGATCATCCCGTCACTACGCCGGGGTCGATACTGCCGGGCTCTTCACGAGCGACGACGATGGCGAGACGTGGCAGCCGGTGAGCGGCCTCAACGACCACCCGAGCCGGCGCGGATGGTTCCCGGGCGCGGGTGGTCTCTGTGCACACGTCGTGCTCCTCCATCCGAAGCAGCCCGAGCGCATTTGGTGCGGCATGTCAGCAGTAGGCGTCTGGCGCTCGGATGATGGCGGCAGCACGTGGGCGCCGAAGAACGAAGGCGTTCGCTGCCTCGCCGAGGACAAGGAGTTTCCTGGAATCGGCTACTGTGTGCACGGCTTGGTGCGAGACCCAGACGACCCCAACACGCTCTTCCGTCAAGATCACACGGGCATGTTCCGAACCCGCGACGGTGGCGATCATTGGGAGCGCATCGAGAATGGCCTGCCCTCGTGGTTTGGCTTCCCGATCGCCATGGATGATCGCACCAAGACCATCTTCTCCTTCCCCATGGAAAGCGACGAGTACCGCTTGCCGGTCGACGGCAAGTTCCGCGTGTACAGGAGCCGCAACGATGGAGACTCCTGGGAGGAGCTCGCCCGGGGCTTACCGGACCAGTCGTATGCAAGCGTGCTCCGCGGCGCGATGGCGGTCGACGGCCTGAGCCCAACCGGCGTTTACGTGGGCTCCACCGCCGGAAACGTGTATACGAGCGCAGACGAGGGCGAATCGTGGCAGCCGCTGCCCTGCACGCTGCCGCGAATCTTGAGCGTCAAGGCGTACGTGCAGGAGTCGTAA
- a CDS encoding molybdopterin synthase sulfur carrier subunit: MPRATLELPSLLRSVLGGVSTLAIEGDTLEGALEDAYRQLPILRVHLCDETGHLRRHVLCFLNDVNSRWLDEAGQRLRDGDQITILQAVSGG; the protein is encoded by the coding sequence ATGCCGCGGGCCACGCTCGAGCTGCCGTCGTTGTTGCGCTCCGTGCTCGGCGGCGTGTCCACGCTCGCCATCGAGGGCGACACGCTCGAGGGGGCGCTCGAGGACGCCTATCGCCAACTGCCGATCCTGCGTGTCCATCTCTGTGACGAAACGGGACACCTCCGTCGCCACGTTCTGTGCTTCTTGAACGATGTGAACAGCCGCTGGCTCGACGAAGCGGGGCAACGCCTGCGTGACGGGGATCAGATCACGATTCTGCAGGCCGTTTCTGGCGGGTAA
- a CDS encoding protein kinase — MPEEQALAETAITTDLFGSEGLAEDGWPPAPERYVIVRQLGRGGAGAVFLARDTQLGRSVALKYLDQDRPAQLERFFREARFAARLNNPSIVQVHEAGEIDGIPYIVMQYVPGGSLARATLGVRATVHVIRQVADALAHAHREGVVHRDIKPENILLDLDGRAYLTDFGIARDLRSELGATISQDGQILGTPGLMAPEQARGEVHAVDARSDVYGLGATLYWKTVGRPPFVADHLVDLLHQVIHAEPPFPRRFNAEIPRDLEATILRCMSKRREERFQSMTRVVDALDDYLNTPERRDVSPRWFTSYVRKRVDEAPAPPSDVVDLEQDWLPALEVAREIAAWDTQLYRVRSDLVRHFPRLDAVISRLDGVLAQQPAIGWARFYRGVAWFRRGDLGRAREDMERSIDRVRDLAGAYFELGRLYLALQFDELRAAERHLSRTGAEDQLCVARTRLEQSAIAFEEARRLKQDLPAWQIRYADAVRRLADGDLEGAADICDEILADDSDLEEVWKLRGDVLHLAGRSPLPSYERALDVRRSYYDVWLAMAEFHLVADRGAEARVCLSRALDVHSELTAAQVLLARTQLVDARTNGRSEGLMSGLELAARVHETYPHRYDAAITLAELQLEMARSSQRRELIDKALETLGRAAKLEGCGNRVNYLRACAQLERARLAVAAGEDARADLDAVLAMRNDEGAQEPDNAPWLEVFAAAEQLRATSRDTA; from the coding sequence ATGCCGGAAGAGCAAGCGCTTGCCGAGACCGCGATTACGACAGATCTCTTCGGATCCGAGGGGCTAGCGGAGGACGGTTGGCCCCCTGCGCCCGAGCGATACGTGATCGTGCGCCAGCTCGGTCGTGGCGGCGCCGGTGCCGTGTTCCTCGCTCGTGACACGCAGCTCGGTCGTTCCGTTGCCCTGAAATACCTCGACCAGGACCGGCCGGCGCAGTTGGAGCGCTTCTTTCGAGAGGCCAGGTTCGCGGCGCGGCTGAACAATCCGTCGATCGTTCAGGTGCACGAAGCGGGTGAGATCGACGGGATTCCCTACATCGTGATGCAGTACGTGCCCGGCGGCAGCCTCGCACGTGCCACCCTGGGTGTGCGAGCGACCGTCCACGTCATCCGGCAAGTGGCGGATGCGCTCGCCCACGCGCATCGCGAGGGCGTCGTTCATCGCGACATCAAGCCGGAGAACATCCTGCTCGACCTCGACGGCCGCGCGTACCTGACCGATTTCGGCATTGCCCGTGATTTGCGAAGTGAGCTGGGCGCAACGATTAGCCAGGATGGTCAGATTCTCGGAACGCCAGGGTTGATGGCGCCCGAGCAGGCGCGGGGCGAGGTGCATGCGGTCGACGCGCGGAGCGACGTCTACGGGCTCGGGGCGACGCTCTACTGGAAGACGGTCGGTCGGCCACCGTTTGTCGCCGACCATCTCGTGGATTTGCTGCACCAGGTCATCCACGCGGAGCCTCCGTTCCCGCGCAGGTTCAACGCCGAGATTCCGCGCGATCTCGAGGCGACCATCCTGCGCTGCATGTCCAAGCGGCGGGAGGAACGCTTCCAGTCGATGACGAGGGTCGTCGATGCGCTCGATGACTACTTGAATACACCTGAACGGCGGGACGTTTCACCGCGATGGTTCACGTCGTACGTCCGAAAGCGGGTCGACGAGGCACCGGCGCCCCCGAGCGACGTGGTTGACCTCGAGCAGGACTGGCTGCCTGCGCTCGAGGTGGCCCGCGAGATTGCCGCGTGGGACACGCAGCTCTACCGCGTGCGCAGCGACCTGGTACGTCACTTCCCGCGCCTCGATGCGGTCATCTCGCGTCTCGATGGGGTCCTCGCGCAGCAACCGGCGATCGGGTGGGCGCGTTTCTACCGAGGCGTGGCATGGTTCCGTCGCGGCGATCTGGGCCGGGCGCGCGAGGACATGGAGCGCTCGATCGACCGGGTGCGTGACCTTGCGGGGGCGTACTTCGAGCTGGGACGGCTGTATCTTGCGCTGCAGTTCGACGAGCTGCGTGCCGCGGAGCGACATTTGAGCCGTACCGGCGCGGAGGACCAGCTCTGCGTCGCGCGCACGCGCCTCGAACAGTCGGCGATTGCGTTCGAGGAGGCTCGGCGACTGAAGCAGGATCTGCCGGCGTGGCAAATACGATACGCCGACGCCGTTCGGCGGCTGGCTGACGGCGACCTGGAAGGCGCCGCAGACATCTGCGACGAGATTCTCGCGGACGACTCGGATCTCGAAGAGGTGTGGAAGCTCAGAGGAGATGTGCTGCATCTGGCGGGCAGGAGTCCGCTACCGTCGTATGAGCGGGCGCTCGACGTCAGGCGGAGCTACTACGACGTGTGGCTGGCGATGGCAGAGTTCCACCTTGTCGCGGATCGCGGGGCCGAGGCGCGCGTCTGTCTCTCGCGCGCGCTCGACGTGCACAGTGAGCTCACGGCGGCCCAAGTGCTGCTTGCAAGGACACAGCTCGTCGACGCGCGCACGAACGGTCGAAGCGAGGGTCTGATGAGCGGTCTCGAGCTCGCAGCACGGGTCCATGAGACATACCCGCACCGCTACGATGCTGCGATTACGCTTGCCGAGCTGCAGCTCGAGATGGCGCGCTCGTCGCAACGTCGCGAATTGATCGACAAGGCGCTGGAGACGCTGGGGCGCGCCGCGAAGCTCGAAGGGTGCGGCAATCGGGTGAACTATCTTCGGGCGTGCGCGCAGCTCGAGCGGGCACGGTTGGCGGTTGCGGCAGGCGAGGACGCACGTGCCGACTTGGATGCCGTGCTCGCCATGCGCAACGACGAGGGTGCGCAGGAGCCGGACAACGCTCCCTGGCTGGAGGTGTTCGCCGCGGCGGAGCAGTTGCGTGCGACGAGTCGAGACACGGCCTGA
- a CDS encoding protein kinase, which produces MADDKPTDNTLLKRLHAFYTRLVGETPSAGRSSTHPSAGVSPAAAGHDAIPARIGRYAIERKLGQGGMGVVYAARDQRLERRVALKMLSSLASDETARKRFWREARLAASISHPNVCQLYEIGEDAGELFIAMELLEGESLAERVRRGPLSVAETVPIGLEVLAALSALHARDVVHRDLKPSNVFLTPHGVKLLDFGLARTSQLEPAGLSSATELTRAGVVVGTPRYMAPEQVTGEALDPRADLFAVGAMLFEMLAGRPAFTGRSAVEILHATLYEQPPALTGPPAVAAADRVIRRALAKRPSERPASALVMAEELRAVAGGSGADSPALARPLTRLVVLPFRVLRPDPETDFLAFSLPDAVATSLSGISSLVVRSSATAARVGSGESPDLKTLAAEADVDLVVMGTLLRSGDQLRAAAQLVEAPAGTLLTSHTAQAPLGDLFRLQDDLAKGIVEGISLPLAGREAPTPRDVPRSARAYEFYLRANELAREYDQFRLARDLYLRSLDEDSTFAPAWARLGRCHRVIGKYFEDPVANYERAEQALQRALELSPDLSVAHKFYAHLEAETGHGEQALTRLLGEASRRGNDPELFAGLVHACRYCGLLEQSIAAHEEAKRLDPNVPTGIENTLLMSGDLERLLKLGPPVDPDGRVLALGLAGRQDEAREALHQVSSGSPPQEEYRTWLALLEAWIERRPDDVVATRKVVRLLYDDPEALFTLGWLLCDVGLTADGLELLQRAVAGGFYAALTLTRYHHFDVLRSDPVFQELVRIAEARRQEALTAFRDAGGERLLGV; this is translated from the coding sequence GTGGCAGACGACAAGCCCACAGACAACACGCTATTGAAACGGCTGCACGCTTTCTACACCCGGCTGGTGGGAGAGACGCCTTCTGCGGGTCGATCCTCCACGCATCCGTCGGCCGGCGTCTCTCCCGCAGCTGCGGGTCACGACGCAATTCCCGCTCGCATCGGGCGCTACGCCATCGAGCGGAAGTTGGGCCAGGGCGGCATGGGCGTCGTCTATGCCGCGCGTGACCAGCGCTTGGAGCGTCGCGTCGCGCTCAAGATGCTGTCGTCGCTCGCGAGTGACGAAACGGCGCGAAAGCGCTTTTGGCGCGAGGCGCGGCTCGCGGCCAGCATCAGCCATCCAAACGTCTGCCAACTCTACGAGATCGGCGAAGACGCAGGCGAGCTGTTCATCGCCATGGAGCTGCTCGAGGGGGAGTCGCTGGCGGAGCGCGTGCGCCGCGGCCCGCTGAGCGTCGCCGAGACCGTGCCGATCGGCCTCGAGGTCCTGGCAGCCCTCTCTGCCCTGCACGCCCGCGACGTCGTCCACCGCGACCTGAAACCGTCCAATGTGTTCCTCACGCCTCACGGCGTGAAGCTGCTCGACTTCGGCTTGGCGCGAACGAGCCAGCTGGAGCCGGCAGGGCTCAGCTCCGCCACGGAGCTGACGCGTGCCGGCGTCGTGGTCGGTACTCCACGTTACATGGCGCCGGAGCAGGTCACCGGCGAGGCGCTGGACCCACGTGCCGATCTCTTTGCCGTGGGGGCGATGCTGTTCGAGATGCTGGCCGGTCGTCCGGCCTTCACGGGGCGCAGCGCGGTCGAGATCTTGCACGCCACGCTGTACGAGCAGCCGCCTGCGCTCACGGGCCCGCCCGCCGTGGCGGCGGCGGATCGAGTCATTCGCCGGGCATTGGCCAAGCGGCCTTCGGAACGACCGGCGTCGGCACTGGTGATGGCCGAGGAGCTGCGCGCCGTCGCCGGTGGGTCGGGCGCCGACTCGCCCGCGCTCGCACGCCCGCTCACACGCCTCGTGGTGCTGCCCTTCCGGGTGCTTCGTCCAGATCCGGAAACGGACTTTCTCGCCTTCAGCCTGCCCGACGCCGTCGCCACGTCGCTCTCGGGCATCAGCTCGCTCGTGGTGCGCTCCAGCGCCACGGCTGCGCGCGTTGGCAGCGGCGAGTCACCGGATCTCAAGACCCTCGCCGCCGAGGCGGATGTCGACCTGGTCGTCATGGGAACGTTGCTGCGCTCCGGCGACCAGCTCCGCGCGGCGGCGCAGCTCGTCGAGGCGCCGGCCGGGACGCTGCTCACGTCACATACAGCGCAGGCGCCGCTGGGCGATCTGTTTCGCCTCCAAGACGACCTTGCGAAGGGCATCGTCGAGGGGATCTCACTGCCGCTCGCCGGTCGCGAAGCGCCGACGCCACGAGACGTGCCTCGCAGCGCGCGCGCATACGAGTTCTACCTGCGCGCCAACGAGCTGGCGCGCGAGTACGACCAGTTCCGGTTAGCGCGCGACCTCTATCTGCGCTCGTTGGATGAAGACTCGACGTTCGCTCCAGCCTGGGCTCGCCTCGGCCGGTGTCATCGGGTCATCGGCAAGTACTTCGAGGATCCAGTCGCCAACTATGAGCGCGCCGAGCAAGCCTTGCAGCGGGCGCTCGAGCTGAGCCCAGACTTGTCGGTGGCCCACAAATTCTATGCACACCTCGAGGCGGAGACCGGTCATGGCGAGCAGGCGCTGACTCGCCTGCTCGGCGAGGCCAGCCGCCGCGGCAACGATCCGGAGCTGTTCGCTGGTCTCGTACACGCCTGCCGGTACTGCGGGTTGCTCGAGCAGTCGATTGCCGCTCATGAGGAGGCGAAGCGCCTCGATCCCAACGTGCCCACGGGGATCGAGAACACGTTGCTCATGAGCGGCGATCTGGAGCGCCTGCTGAAGCTGGGGCCGCCCGTCGACCCCGACGGCCGCGTTCTGGCGCTTGGCCTAGCGGGCAGGCAGGACGAGGCGCGCGAGGCCCTCCATCAGGTCTCTTCGGGATCGCCGCCCCAGGAGGAATACCGCACCTGGCTGGCGTTGCTCGAGGCATGGATCGAACGTCGCCCTGACGATGTGGTGGCGACCCGGAAAGTTGTGAGGTTGCTGTATGACGATCCGGAGGCGCTCTTCACCCTCGGCTGGCTACTCTGTGACGTCGGGCTGACGGCGGACGGGCTGGAGCTCCTGCAACGTGCGGTCGCTGGCGGCTTCTATGCGGCATTGACGCTTACGCGGTATCACCACTTCGACGTGCTCCGAAGCGACCCCGTCTTCCAGGAGCTCGTGCGGATCGCGGAAGCCCGCCGCCAGGAAGCGCTCACGGCATTTCGCGATGCCGGCGGAGAGCGATTGCTGGGCGTGTAG